One Rhizoctonia solani chromosome 1, complete sequence DNA window includes the following coding sequences:
- a CDS encoding plasma membrane proteolipid: MPPANGRYKIKPKRHHAYTVFIFVIGFLLPPFAVAARFGIGKDFWINVLLTICGYVPGQIHNFYIQTIRDNKNSRRTPQWALKHGLVDDSSINRRKKRKEWSHRYNDRLPQSVLDGAEFAPDQIPDSDPTPAPAPTVGGARSPAALWREDDSEGFYDRTKMDAPRETFHRHGSHLAGNKPKKGWRFDGGFPDEDAQTGAGGSIYTEPERKSWKKRSHRPSRQSSIDTAGTPRYGSRVWEDPLANGSNHEDAIVPRANGSTAQTNRVGDGLDHEF, translated from the exons ATGCCTCCCGCAAATGGCCGATATAAAATCAAGCCTAAACGACACCATGCGTATACCGTATTTATATTTGTGATCGGATTCTTACTCCCACCATTCG CTGTCGCCGCACGCTTCGgcattggcaaagacttttGGATAAATGTCTTACTTACGATATGTGGCTACGTCCCAG GACAAATTCACAATTTTTATATTCAGACCATCCGTGACAATAAGAATTCGCGACGGACACCCCAATGGGCTCTCAAGCATGGGCTTGTAGACGACTCGAGTATTAACCGGCGTAAAAAGCGGAAGGAATGGTCTCATCG ATACAACGACCGACTGCCCCAGTCTGTGCTCGATGGCGCCGAGTTTGCTCCAGACCAGATCCCAGACTCCGATCCCACGCCGGCACCTGCACCCACGGTCGGAGGAGCTCGTTCTCCTGCTGCCTTATGGCGCGAGGACGACTCGGAAGGATTCTACGATAGAACCAAGATGGATGCACCACGAG AAACATTTCATCGACATGGTTCGCATCTCGCAGGGAACAAGCCCAAGAAGGGCTGGCGATTTGACGGTGGGTTCCCGGACGAGGACGCCCAGACAGGTGCGGGCGGGTCGATCTATACGG AACCTGAACGCAAGTCTTGGAAAAAACGATCGCATAGGCCGTCGCGCCAGTCGTCCATTGACACGGCGGGAACTCCGAGGTACGGAAGTCGAGTATGGGAGGACCCACTCGCCAACGGAAGCAACCATGAAGATGCGATTGTGCCCCGTGCGAATGGAAGTACTGCGCAGACCAACAGGGTTGGAGACGGCCTCGACCACGAGTTCTAG
- a CDS encoding vacuolar membrane protein, with translation MLSSDGWTNQIYAKCGDDCAVQIQFDVAKWIFVGCIIFSFLLLAYEAYKAKKIIASRDISYAFTNVMANTYYSLRSYDHYCFFCQIENSTKKKDDFAFFIFFTFKGWKRLLLADGPRQSINGLILYSFWRVNNGSFNFEDYVYSNDPLTSALFFTMLFTVLVFAGSVLLLIVAAICYVPLLCYIQGNLKEYCCHKVDKRIAELIKRKNKLRLRKQAQLARKEAAGDFSHLKDKNGQIVAPTQPTLPDIDVDDEPTPTLPMRRGLQPPYAGGDQYWGHEPKGADGYSMYSGYAPPAQPYFHGTHNGRPDSYYDGASDYGSTAHLAPGYGQIPPVPMGDPRMHSPGSAVGPGFYHNDPRYAYPQEHGQYHQEQYMQTQAPQYQAGDRRSHGSGLAYDEPDRKPDGYNQSQSGLPAYDNNRGGKDGYGGGYAM, from the exons ATGTTGTCGTCAGACGGGTGGACAAACCAAATTTACGCCAAGTGTGGGGACGACTGTGCAGTTCAGATCCAGTTCGATGTTGCAAAGTGGATCTTTGTTGGCTGTATTATTTTTTCGTTCCTCCTG TTGGCATACGAGGCATACAAAGCGAAAAAGATTATTGCCAGTCGTGATATTTCCTATGCATTTACCAATGTCATGGCCAACACATACTACAGTCTTC GCTCATACGATCACTACTGCTTCTTCTGTCAGATTGAAAACTCTACAAAGAAGAAAGACGACTTTGCgttcttcatcttctttACTTTCAAAG GTTGGAAGCGTCTTTTACTCGCTGATGGTCCCCGTCAGTCTATCAATGGTCTGATCCTCTACTCGTTTTGGAGAGTCAACAATGGATCTTTCAATTTTGAAGATTACGTCTACTCTAACGATCCTCTGACATCCGCACTTTTCTTCACAATGTTGTTCACAGTGCTCGTCTTTGCCGGCAGTGTCTTGCTGCTGATTGTTGCGGCCATCTGCTACGTTCCATTGCTCTGTTACATCCAAGGAAATTTGAAG GAATACTGTTGCCATAAAGTCGACAAG CGTATTGCCGAGCTAATCAAGAGGAAGAATAAACTCAGGTTACGCAAACAAGCGCAACTTGCTCGCAAAGAAGCAGCTGGTGACTTTTCCCATCTCAAGGACAAAAACGGCCAAATTGTTGCACCGACTCAACCTACACTACCGGATATTGATGTTGATGATGAGCCGACACCTACTCTTCCCATGCGCCGAGGTCTCCAGCCTCCTTATGCCGGAGGAGATCAATACTGGGGTCATGAACCAAAGGGAGCGGACGGATATTCCATGTACTCTGGATATGCTCCTCCAGCCCAACCTTACTTCCATGGGACTCACAATGGGCGCCCAGACTCGTACTATGATGGCGCAAGCGATTACGGCTCGACAGCTCACCTTGCTCCGGGTTACGGGCAGATTCCGCCCGTCCCGATGGGCGATCCCCGGATGCACTCTCCGGGAAGTGCGGTCGGACCAGGCTTCTACCACAACGATCCCCGGTACGCGTATCCCCAAGAACACGGGCAGTATCACCAGGAGCAGTATATGCAAACCCAGGCTCCTCAATACCAGGCTGGCGATCGCCGATCGCACGGAAGTGGTCTCGCTTATGACGAGCCCGATAGAAAACCGGACGGGTATAACCAGTCCCAGAGCGGATTACCGGCCTATGATAATAATCGGGGTGGGAAGGACGGATACGGAGGAGGGTATGCAATGTGA
- a CDS encoding autophagy-related protein 22, with the protein MALVPNTNSCAPVLPDAGLTDQSASGPESSTDSDETAVGPTYPGEDTRPTSNKELRAWYAYAWAAEPYVVVAIATFIPLTLEALARENGHLLGKPDVPCTPKSFPIPIPGPEPGPPHTFPKTPAAFFKPDPNQCIIHLLGVRMASSSFAMYTFSISVLLQSLVIVSMSGAADHGSYRKKLLLFFAVLGSVSTMLFIIVKPGAYPLAALWTILSNVSFGASFVLLNAFLPVLVRNHPTVQSQLKSSLLDAEPDSESAPTESTALLSSRASAPPPLVTATALALSTKISSTGVAIGYLAGALLQVLAIFIIRAFSSAPILGLEAILFIVGAWWAGFSIFVALWMRPRPGPPLPRADVKPDELVDERIGWDVIVYAWKKLWRTIRLAGQLKDVMLFLAAWFCMSDGIATVTSTAVLFAKTELHMEPASLASMSVIGMACGISGALLWPVISRLSWLNLTPPRTVLLCVSMMACVPAYGLLGFFPIVQRMGWGGLTHPAEMYGVGAIYGFAMSGVSAYARSVFGELIPPGSESALFALYAITDKGSSIFGPAIAGFITDKTGNIRYAFWFLLVLLLIPLPLLGMIDVQRGKRDSRKVSLDALGVPANQSTAAIGH; encoded by the exons ATGGCTCTCGTGCCCAACACGAACAGTTGTGCTCCCGTCCTGCCTGATGCGGGACTGACCGACCAATCTG CGTCTGGACCCGAATCTTCAACCGATAGTGACGAGACTGCGGTGGGACCCACTTACCCAGGCGAAGATACTCGTCCCACTTCGAACAAAGAACTCCGGGCCTG GTATGCATACGCGTGGGCGGCCGAGCCCTATGTTGTAGTCGCAATCGCCACATTCATTCCACTTACTCTCGAAGCTCTCGCGCGCGAAAACGGACACCTGCTCGGAAAACCAGACGTTCCATGTACCCCCAAATCGTTCCCCATACCCATTCCGGGACCAGAACCTGGTCCACCTCACACGTTCCCAAAGACGCCGGCCGCGTTTTTCAAGCCCGATCCAAACCAATGTATTATTCATCTCCTTGGAGTTCGGATGGCGAGTTCGAGTTTTGCTATGTACACGTTTTCCATCAGTGTGCTTTTGCAGAGTTTAGTGATTGTGTCTATGAGCGGCGCGGCCGATCATG GTTCGTATAGAAAGAAATTGTTGTTATTTTTTGCAGTTTTGGGCAGTGTATCGACCATGTTGTTTATTATTGTCAAGCCAGGAGCGTATCCGCTTGCCGCTCTGTGGACCATACTCTCCAAC GTTAGCTTCGGCGCCTCGTTTGTCCTGTTGAATGCATTTCTCCCTGTCCTCGTTCGGAATCACCCGACTGTGCAATCTCAACTCAAGTCCAGTCTGTTGGATGCTGAACCCGACTCTGAATCGGCTCCGACTGAGAGCACAGCGCTCCTCTCGTCTCGAGCCTCCGCGCCGCCTCCTTTGGTTACAGCCACCGCACTCGCACTCTCAACCAAAATATCATCGACGGGAGTTGCGATCGGGTATCTGGCTGGCGCACTTCTCCAGGTCTTGGCTATATTCATTATCCGCGCGTTCAGCTCCGCGCCCATCCTTGGACTCGAAGCGATCTTGTTCATTGTGGGCGCTTGGTGGGCTGGGTTTTCCATATTTGTGGCGCTGTGGATGAGGCCCCGTCCGGGCCCTCCTTTGCCCCGGGCAGATGTGAAGCCAGACGAACTTGTGGATGAGCGGATTGGGTGGGATGTAATTGTTTATGCTTGGAAGAAACTTTGGCGTACGATCAGGCTCGCCGGTCAATTGAAAGACGTAATGCTGTTCCTCGCTGCGTGGTTCTGCATGTCTGATGG AATCGCTACTGTGACCTCGACCGCAGTGTTGTTCGCCAAGACTGAGTTACACATGGAACCTGCCTCTCTGGCATCTATGTCCGTAATCGGGATGGCATGTGGAATTTCTGGCGCACTTTTGTGGCCCGTCATCTCGCGCTTATCGTGGCTTAATCTGACACCGCCTCGCACAGTACTTTTGTGCGTGTCAATGATGGCTTGCGTCCCTGCATATGG CCTCCTTGGGTTCTTTCCAATCGTTCAGCGGATGGGGTGGGGTGGGTTGACTCATCCGGCTGAGATGTATGGCGTAGGTGCAATCTATGGATTCGCGATGAGTGGGGTCAGCGCGTATGCTCGAAGTGTATTCGGAGAGCTTATCCCTCCGGGAAGTGAAAGCGCATTGTTTGCGTTATACGCAATTACGGATAAGG GCTCGTCTATATTTGGCCCCGCTATTGCAG GATTCATCACGGACAAGACGGGCAATATTCGCTACGCATTTTGGTTCCTTCTAGTACTGTTGCTCATCCCGCTTCCCCTTTTGGGAATGATTGATGTGCAGCGTGGTAAGCGCGATAGCCGAAAGGTGTCACTCGACGCACTTGGTGTACCAGCAAATCAGAGCACTGCAGCCATCGGACATTAA
- a CDS encoding plasma membrane proteolipid, translated as MNRPEQFTKIDLTPKRHHGYAVLLFIFGTFFPPLAVAARFGIGGDFWLNLLLTILGYFPGHGHNFYIQNIRNNKNHRRTPKWAQKYGLIDDTEIKRRQKRSQWAHRYNERLPQSTLEGQEYEEGQNPTETPREEQSDPFRRPGEGALWGEEDENYYGRRPRANSTQSGSQTSLSNRSTRRWQYPANFDEANEVGGLDDGRKSKKKKGSSKRKDKKDRWGRTADAHAGLGYEDVDGGSKKKKKKRSKTTDDSMFSNRRSETSLSRRLSSTSEFEGPEDAVGGLYGERTALRNAPEPRRDSADPLEHQF; from the exons ATGAATCGCCCGGAACAATTCACCAAGATTGATTTGACTCCAAAGCGGCATCATGGGTATGCTGTGCTATTGTTCATCTTTGGGACGTTCTTCCCACCACTCG CCGTCGCAGCCAGGTTTGGAATTGGAGGGGATTTCTGGCTCAACCTCTTGTTGACTATCCTGGGATACTTCCCTG GGCATGGTCACAACTTTTACATTCAGAACATTCGTAATAACAAGAACCACCGTCGGACGCCGAAATGGGCCCAAAAATATGGTCTCATTGACGACACGGAGATTAAACGCAGGCAGAAACGTAGCCAATGGGCACACAG GTATAACGAGCGCTTGCCTCAATCGACGTTGGAGGGTCAAGAGTATGAGGAGGGGCAGAATCCGACCGAGACCCCACGGGAAGAGCAGAGTGATCCATTCAGGCGTCCTGGTGAAGGTGCTTTGTGGGGGGAGGAAGATGAGAATTACTATGGCCGTAGACCTCGCGCCAATTCGACGCAGTCTGGATCCCAAACGAGCCTTAGCAATCGCAGTACTCGACGCTGGCAATATCCCGCTAATTTCGACGAAGCGAATGAAGTTGGGGGCCTCGACGATGGCCGAAAGAgcaaaaagaagaaaggCTCCAGTAAACGCAAGGACAAGAAGGATCGCTGGGGGCGAACTGCCGATGCTCATGCAGGCCTGGGCTATGAGGACGTCGACGGAGGATctaagaagaaaaagaagaagaggtcCAAGACTACCGACGACTCTATGTTTAGCAACAGGCGCAGCGAAACTAGCCTATCTCGCCGATTGAGCTCTACATCCGAGTTCGAAGGCCCAGAGGATGCTGTTGGAGGACTATACGGAGAGCGGACTGCTCTCCGGAATGCCCCCGAACCCCGCCGCGATAGCGCGGATCCTTTGGAACATCAATTCTGA
- a CDS encoding vacuole protein, producing MASTSTPQRASERTPFAALPLSRFYPASDCGAVPSSAKKPSFTPGSASLKRRLSPLTLATIHPWRVCYPRPPKMVSKCLFEDVEMDADGSGFGASPAMKLNYEPSPASPSNAPSTSYLPPPLLTDRFPTHSSPSSTPKMRGPGTPVLAPSPEIVTSASSNRNSSRWIPNKSRDPEAHHPGFDVYCDPIGYDASDMSSPMSWEDDLSPPELVFDSPKENDAPPRKAKRMPAPLSLAKDGLGSSPLSNTPKRPSRLAASMSIESPWSRMQQ from the exons ATGGCATCTACAAGCACTCCTCAACGCGCCTCGGAACGCACTCCATTTGCTGCACTTCCACTCTCGAGATTCTACCCTGCCTCTGACTGTGGTGCTGTTCCCTCATCAGCCAAGAAGCCTTCGTTCACACCTGGCTCCGCATCACTCAAGCGCAGGTTAAGCCCCCTCACGCTTGCCA CCATCCACCCCTGGCGAGTTTGCTATCCTCGCCCACCCAAGATGGTCTCCAAATGCCTCTTTGAAGACGTCGAAATGGATGCAGACGGTTCGGGATTTGGCGCCAGTCCTGCAATGAAGCTAAATTACGAACCATCGCCTGCCTCCCCGTCAAATGCACCGAGCACCTCCTATCTTCCCCCACCTCTCCTGACCGACCGGTTCCCTACACATTCGTCCCCCTCATCCACACCGAAAATGCGCGGCCCTGGTACACCTGTGCTGGCTCCTTCGCCTGAAATAGTGACGAGTGCTAGTTCCAATCGAAACTCCTCTCGGTGGATACCGAACAAGAGTCGTGACCCCGAGGCACACCACCCCGGCTTCGATGTTTATTGCGATCCAATTGGGTATGACGCCTCGGACATGTCCTCGCCTATGTCATGGGAGGACGACCTGAGTCCACCAGAACTGGTGTTCGATTCTCCTAAAGAAAACGACGCTCCTCCGCGAAAGGCAAAGCGTATGCCTGCGCCGTTGTCTCTGGCCAAAGACGGTCTTGGAAGCTCTCCATTAAGCAACACCCCTAAACGCCCATCTCGACTGGCGGCTTCGATGAGTATTGAGTCGCCATGGTCACGAATGCAACAATGA
- a CDS encoding cytochrome P450 family protein, whose protein sequence is MFRMSFFTYLAVIASIYVVVTLLRKWRRAWAYRGLAHLPGPPREKWSKGHIPNLYNPNTAFAFHDSLSKYGPVAKIYGIFGNLRLYINDPYAMGEVLLKEENGWERTESYTANLNMVLGPGLLATRGAKHKAQRKFSIHPLSAQVSILVEAHTELTRIEMFFSAYSAAYASRSISQAGIEREIKEQGTNAISVDIFGWAHRSALDAIGLGSMGHDFQTLSGVESDYSKAIKHLLPALFSLAILRPIMPTLYKIGPAWFRRAIITRVPSKAIKQLLSIVDIQYEQALRIFSQRRAALTDSKHGHHNLSSAQKDVVTLILQANGKADPRDRISEEEMLGQLNTLIFAGHDTTSGALACIFQMLAEHPEIQSKLREELLKCSDEDPDYVTLKSFPLLDAVIRETLRLHPPVTIVERVSSRDTVLPLRAPMGVDAEGRPCTALAVPAGTLVMVGLRAANRDPQPGVLTLTNGIHVDGLSRSRQEWPTPESQRPDD, encoded by the exons ATGTTTCGGATGAGTTTCTTCACATACCTTGCGGTCATTGCCTCCATCTACGTCGTTGTGACGTTGTTGAGAAAATGGCGCCGAGCATGGGCTTATCGGGGTCTAGCCCATTTGCCTGGTCCTCCTCGAGAGAAATGGAGCAAAG GACATATCCCGAACCTATACAATCCGAACACAGCATTTGCGTTCCATGATTCACTGAGCAAATATGGACCTGTTGCCAAAATTTATGGAATCTTTGGT AACCTTCGCCTATACATCAATGATCCTTATGCTATGGGCGAAGTCTTGCTCAAGGAAGAGAATGGCTGGGAAAGGACTGAAAGCTATACCGC CAATCTAAACATGGTCCTAGGACCGGGCCTGCTAGCTACCAGAG GCGCTAAACACAAAGCACAACGCAAG TTTTCAATTCATCCACTATCCGCACAAGTGAGTATCCTGGTGGAAGCACATACGGAACTAACCCGTATCGAAATGTTCTTTTCTGCATATAGTG CTGCCTATGCTTCACGAAGTATCTCACAAG CAGGGATAGAGAGGGAGATCAAGGAGCAAGGTACAAATGCTATTAGTGTTGATATCTTTGGATGGGCCCACCGGAGTGCATTGGATGCTATTG GCTTGGGAAGCATGGGCCATGACTTCCAAACCTTGAGTGGTGTCGAAAGTGATTACAGCAAGGCTATCAAGCACCTTCT CCCGGCGCTATTCTCTCTGGCCATTCTCAGGCCTATTATGCCTACTTTGTATAAGATCGGTCCGGCATGGTTCCGAAGGGCGATAATTACCCGCGTTCCGAGCAAAGCGATCAAACAACTACTTTCTATCGTTGACATTCAGTATGAGCAGGCACTTCGGATCTTTAGTCAAAGAAGGGCTGCTCTTACGGACAGCAAACACGGACACCATAATCTATCTTCAGCCCAGAAGGATGTGGTTACGCTGATAC TTCAGGCGAATGGAAAGGCTGATCCTAGAGACAGGATCTCGGAGGAAGAAATGTTGGGACAACTAAA CACTCTCATTTTCGCAGGCCATGATACAACAAG TGGTGCCTTGGCATGTATCTTTCAGATGCTTGCCGAACATCCCGAGATCCAGTCTAAACTTCGGGAAGAACTACTAAAGTGTTCAGACGAAGATCCTGACTATGTGACCCTAAAGTCATTCCCATTGCTAGACGCGGTCATTAGGGAAACACTACGGCTG CACCCACCGGTGACGATAGTTGAACGAGT TTCATCACGAGATACTGTGCTTCCTCTCCGGGCGCCGATGGGCGTGGACGCAGAAGGCCGCCCTTGCACGGCACTCGCTGTGCCTGCGGGAACGCTGGTCATGGTTGGCCTTCGGGCTGCCAATCGGGATCCACAACCTGGGGTCCTGACGCTCACGAATGGAATCCACGTCGATGGCTTGAGCCGCTCCCGGCAGGAGTGGCCGACGCCCGAATCCCAG CGCCCAGATGACTGA